In the Ignavibacteriota bacterium genome, one interval contains:
- the porU gene encoding type IX secretion system sortase PorU has translation MVCFSIVDVKAIEKDFRIIKSDANGITLEYEPTSTEFLKVKFGVEEFYRFRGADCYPATEQSLGFPELFMRALPIRLMGADGNSVEVMNLEYEEMQNILLQPVPTFQQSDVGMSPLFEMKKDAYSQNSFLPEKVVELKNVGETRGVILGNLLFSPFQYNPATRTVKKITRLVVRVNFGASDAVSQHPDELVEGIAINQKELQSVPRVVKSVRTSSLQNSLLASGMWFKFSINESGMYKLQGSTLLATGIPAGTNPINIKLYNNGGEELPVSVTANVMDDLNEVAIYTFDATSNNTLDADDYVLFYGKGVRGWKYNEGTKTFSHFLNHFTESNVYWLRVDDSPSKQMSPLTFSTQPVEYQPATINAKLYREDEKINVTNSGLEWLGQQFNFGESITYIHPLSGLDGSKPIVYKFRVGAQALGYSNFTIYEHSDVILTTPLIYPTNIARYGPYFVGTYPAVLTDSVMPNFSDDQSRIRFAFTSDDRNGYGFLDSYEIFYQQFPKAQGNSLAFHTHDVSAVTQYKIPGFTTNQVFLFDASRYDSVLINTNPNLTVDTCSFTLQLTSGSSREIFAVGKNSFLSVGPLTRVNNQNLHGDTTEADEIIVTNSEFMSAAERLKTHRERPGSEYLKTLIVDIEKIYNEFGGGLPSPYAIRNYIKYCYNNWIKKPKYLLLFGDGDFDYRGILTQRANKIPVWETGTEFDPINSYTTDDDFVIFNSSNRVALGVGRIPSRTLSEANAVVDKIIEYETHPVQDLWKLRLTLVADDGWTPEHGDREGFQHAENIRDISDIVPQLFQTKKIFLHEYPIVFTANGRRKPAVNETIRNYINQGTLIVNFAGHGNPRLWTHEQVFVRETDFPLLSNKGKYFFLIAATCNYSAIDLLNEQSSGEVLVLLPNAGAIATYSATRPVYAPENFDLNTTLYNKLFEKNSSGQTIPRRFGDIIFHTRQNQTGVNDRKYVLLGDPAVRIAIPRLLASIDSINGVPSSQTAQLQALSNSSLRATVRDTTKSIINIYDGTAQVVVFDAERTVRIVQEGFEPLDYKTDGNVIFRGEAKIDSGKLTTQFIVPKDISYTNEQGRVTVYFSDGTTDGAGFTTNVRIGGTDTTAGNDTEGPAIRLFLDRRTFRSGDVVSATPLLIADLEDEHGINTSGAGIGHRIESWLDENPQSADLTAFYKSNLNTYQEGAVEYSLGALTPGTHKIRLRAWDTYNNASTSETVFDVVNSVGLRLTSVFNYPNPFSSSTIFSIEHNQYESVDAEVKIYTVAGRLIQSLEQNNVNNQIINMTWDGRDRDGDEIANGIYLYKVIVTTSDRRLTGEAYGKLSVLR, from the coding sequence TTGGTTTGTTTTTCAATCGTTGATGTGAAAGCAATCGAAAAGGATTTTCGTATCATAAAATCTGATGCAAACGGAATCACTCTTGAGTACGAACCAACTTCAACCGAATTTCTTAAAGTAAAATTCGGAGTAGAAGAGTTCTACCGATTTCGTGGCGCTGATTGTTATCCGGCTACGGAACAAAGCCTGGGTTTTCCTGAATTATTTATGCGCGCGTTACCGATTCGGTTAATGGGTGCAGACGGAAATTCGGTAGAAGTAATGAATCTTGAGTATGAAGAAATGCAAAACATCCTGCTTCAACCTGTTCCGACGTTTCAACAATCGGATGTTGGAATGTCGCCGTTGTTTGAAATGAAGAAAGATGCCTATTCACAAAATTCATTTCTCCCGGAGAAAGTTGTTGAGTTGAAGAATGTCGGGGAGACGCGCGGGGTGATTCTGGGGAATTTATTGTTCAGTCCGTTTCAATACAATCCGGCGACAAGAACGGTAAAAAAAATAACACGACTTGTCGTTCGTGTAAATTTCGGAGCGAGCGATGCGGTAAGCCAGCACCCCGATGAACTTGTAGAAGGAATTGCAATCAATCAAAAAGAATTACAATCGGTTCCGAGAGTTGTAAAGTCGGTAAGGACAAGTTCGTTACAAAACAGTCTTCTCGCATCTGGAATGTGGTTCAAATTTTCCATCAACGAAAGCGGAATGTACAAACTCCAGGGGAGTACATTGCTCGCAACGGGAATTCCTGCCGGCACGAATCCAATCAACATCAAACTGTATAACAACGGCGGTGAAGAACTACCTGTATCTGTTACGGCAAACGTGATGGATGATTTGAACGAAGTTGCCATCTATACTTTTGATGCGACATCAAACAATACGTTAGATGCGGATGATTACGTTCTCTTCTACGGCAAGGGTGTTCGGGGTTGGAAATATAATGAAGGAACGAAGACATTTTCACATTTTCTCAATCACTTCACCGAATCGAATGTGTATTGGTTGAGAGTTGATGACTCCCCATCGAAACAAATGTCGCCGCTAACTTTTAGTACGCAACCCGTGGAATATCAACCGGCAACGATAAACGCGAAGTTGTATCGCGAGGATGAAAAAATCAATGTAACAAATTCGGGACTTGAATGGCTCGGACAGCAATTTAACTTTGGTGAATCCATTACTTACATTCATCCCTTGTCGGGGCTTGATGGTTCAAAGCCGATTGTGTATAAGTTTCGTGTCGGTGCACAGGCACTAGGATATTCGAATTTCACAATCTATGAACACTCGGATGTTATTCTTACCACGCCACTGATTTATCCGACAAACATTGCTCGCTACGGACCATATTTTGTCGGAACGTACCCGGCAGTTTTAACAGACTCAGTGATGCCGAATTTTTCCGATGACCAAAGCCGTATCCGTTTTGCATTTACATCGGATGACAGAAACGGTTACGGCTTTCTGGACTCGTATGAAATATTCTATCAACAATTTCCCAAAGCACAGGGGAACAGTTTAGCCTTTCATACACATGATGTTTCCGCTGTAACCCAATACAAGATTCCCGGATTTACGACGAATCAGGTTTTCCTGTTTGATGCCTCGCGATATGATAGCGTTCTCATCAACACCAATCCAAATCTTACTGTGGACACATGTTCGTTTACGCTTCAATTGACTTCGGGAAGTTCACGGGAAATTTTCGCTGTTGGGAAAAATAGCTTCTTATCGGTAGGACCCTTGACACGAGTGAACAATCAAAATCTGCATGGAGATACAACAGAAGCAGATGAAATTATTGTAACAAATTCAGAATTCATGTCAGCGGCGGAGCGGTTGAAAACGCACCGGGAACGTCCGGGGAGCGAGTATCTGAAAACGCTTATCGTTGACATCGAAAAAATTTACAACGAGTTTGGCGGCGGATTACCAAGTCCGTATGCGATAAGAAATTATATCAAATACTGTTACAATAACTGGATAAAGAAACCAAAATATTTACTTCTGTTTGGTGATGGCGATTTCGATTATCGCGGAATTCTGACTCAGCGAGCAAATAAAATTCCAGTGTGGGAAACCGGGACAGAATTTGACCCGATTAATTCCTATACGACGGATGATGATTTTGTCATTTTCAATTCATCGAACCGGGTTGCATTGGGAGTGGGAAGAATTCCTTCACGAACACTTTCTGAAGCGAATGCTGTCGTTGATAAAATTATAGAATATGAAACTCATCCAGTTCAAGATTTGTGGAAGTTACGACTTACTCTGGTTGCTGATGATGGGTGGACACCTGAACACGGTGACCGCGAGGGATTCCAACATGCGGAGAATATCAGAGATATATCTGATATTGTCCCTCAATTATTTCAAACAAAAAAAATATTTTTGCATGAATACCCGATTGTTTTCACCGCTAACGGAAGAAGAAAACCGGCAGTCAACGAAACGATTCGTAATTATATTAATCAAGGAACACTCATAGTAAATTTTGCGGGACATGGTAATCCACGGCTTTGGACTCACGAGCAAGTGTTTGTACGAGAAACTGATTTTCCATTGTTGTCAAATAAAGGAAAGTACTTTTTCCTCATTGCCGCCACCTGCAATTATTCAGCAATTGATTTATTAAACGAACAGAGTAGTGGTGAAGTGTTGGTATTACTTCCGAATGCGGGCGCAATTGCTACTTATAGTGCTACTCGTCCAGTGTATGCCCCGGAAAATTTCGACTTGAATACTACATTATATAATAAACTGTTCGAGAAGAATTCTTCCGGACAAACCATCCCCCGACGATTCGGTGACATTATTTTTCATACCCGCCAAAATCAAACGGGTGTTAACGACAGAAAATATGTTTTGCTTGGAGATCCGGCAGTTAGAATTGCAATTCCACGATTGCTTGCATCAATTGATAGCATCAATGGAGTTCCATCTTCGCAAACAGCACAACTTCAGGCTTTGAGTAACTCGTCTCTACGCGCTACTGTCCGAGACACGACGAAATCGATAATAAACATTTATGATGGAACAGCTCAGGTTGTTGTGTTCGATGCTGAAAGAACGGTGAGAATTGTTCAAGAGGGATTCGAGCCGCTTGATTACAAAACCGATGGCAACGTCATCTTTCGCGGCGAAGCAAAAATTGACAGCGGAAAACTTACGACACAATTTATTGTCCCGAAAGATATTTCCTATACAAATGAACAAGGTCGTGTGACGGTGTATTTTTCGGATGGAACAACTGACGGCGCGGGATTTACGACCAACGTTCGCATCGGTGGAACCGATACCACAGCAGGCAATGATACGGAAGGTCCGGCAATTCGTCTCTTTCTTGATAGAAGAACATTCCGGAGCGGTGATGTTGTGAGTGCAACACCGCTTCTTATCGCCGACCTTGAAGATGAACACGGCATCAATACTTCGGGCGCGGGAATCGGTCATCGAATTGAATCGTGGCTCGATGAGAATCCGCAAAGCGCAGACCTGACAGCGTTCTACAAAAGTAATCTCAATACGTATCAGGAAGGAGCGGTTGAATATTCGCTCGGCGCGCTGACTCCCGGAACGCACAAGATTCGTCTTCGTGCATGGGATACCTACAACAACGCTTCGACATCGGAAACCGTGTTCGACGTTGTCAACTCTGTAGGATTAAGATTGACAAGTGTGTTCAACTATCCGAATCCGTTTTCTTCATCTACCATTTTCAGCATCGAACATAACCAATATGAAAGTGTTGATGCGGAAGTAAAAATTTATACCGTTGCCGGTCGTCTTATTCAATCACTCGAACAAAACAATGTCAACAATCAAATAATAAACATGACATGGGACGGGCGAGACCGTGATGGGGATGAAATTGCTAACGGAATTTATTTGTATAAAGTCATTGTTACAACCTCCGACCGTCGGTTGACGGGCGAGGCGTATGGTAAGCTGAGTGTGTTACGCTAA
- the porV gene encoding type IX secretion system outer membrane channel protein PorV, whose translation MNRRFGLYGFLGLMALALLVPNSVWAQAGGSAVPFLLIAPDARADGMGESGGALADDASAISWNPAGLAFQRGREASLTHSNWLPQFNQSDLFYEYLAGKMYMPEIGGTLGGSITYLNLGEFVRTENDPTPLDTWKAYEFAVTAGYATQVFEDLGVGLNLRYIRSSLAPFDVQGQGREGVANTFSFDIATMWRPTSLVLPFIGDIEDRFRFGLNISNIGPKVTYIDAAQADPLPTNLRVSLGFQILKSQYNNLTVAADFSRLLIRRYPEIKTYMYDSLGTITDSTVIDPHVDDLPKSLISTWEQDNVWKNFTIGGGFEYWYGSPRLIALRWGYFYEHPENGNRKFMTFGAGIRYSIFGFDFSYLSAVEENHPLGETLRFTLLVGEPE comes from the coding sequence ATGAATCGAAGATTCGGTCTCTATGGATTTCTTGGATTAATGGCGCTGGCGTTGCTTGTGCCGAATTCTGTGTGGGCGCAAGCCGGCGGCTCTGCGGTTCCGTTTTTACTTATCGCGCCTGATGCGCGTGCTGATGGTATGGGAGAATCGGGCGGCGCGCTTGCCGATGACGCTTCAGCCATTAGTTGGAATCCGGCGGGTCTGGCATTTCAACGCGGGCGTGAAGCAAGTCTTACGCACTCCAATTGGTTACCGCAATTCAACCAATCCGATTTGTTTTATGAATATCTCGCGGGGAAAATGTATATGCCCGAAATCGGCGGAACGCTTGGCGGCAGTATTACCTATTTGAACTTAGGAGAATTTGTCCGAACGGAAAACGACCCGACTCCGCTCGATACATGGAAAGCGTACGAGTTTGCTGTTACAGCAGGGTATGCGACGCAGGTATTTGAAGATTTAGGCGTTGGTTTGAATCTACGGTACATCCGAAGTTCACTCGCGCCATTCGATGTGCAGGGACAGGGGCGTGAAGGTGTTGCCAATACATTCAGTTTCGATATTGCAACAATGTGGCGACCGACCTCGTTGGTACTTCCATTCATTGGAGATATTGAAGACCGGTTCAGGTTCGGGTTGAACATTTCCAACATCGGACCGAAAGTAACGTACATTGATGCGGCGCAAGCAGACCCGCTTCCGACGAATCTTCGCGTCAGTCTTGGTTTTCAAATCCTGAAAAGTCAATACAACAATCTTACTGTTGCCGCAGATTTCAGTCGCTTGTTGATTCGCCGTTACCCGGAAATCAAAACATATATGTACGATTCATTAGGAACGATTACGGACTCAACTGTGATAGACCCGCATGTAGATGACCTTCCGAAGTCACTCATCTCAACGTGGGAACAGGATAATGTTTGGAAGAATTTCACCATCGGCGGCGGTTTTGAATACTGGTACGGTAGCCCGCGTCTCATTGCACTTCGTTGGGGATATTTCTACGAACACCCTGAGAACGGAAACCGGAAGTTTATGACGTTCGGCGCCGGTATCCGGTACAGCATTTTCGGGTTTGATTTCAGTTATCTCTCGGCTGTTGAAGAAAACCATCCATTGGGAGAAACTCTTCGTTTTACGTTGTTAGTCGGAGAACCGGAATAA
- a CDS encoding T9SS type A sorting domain-containing protein encodes MNNLRKFNSPFKNYRLLIVNRQYLFIVTMLLGISLMGYSQQKPRVVFDHQLSSSSFSPNARQQFIATRTFPETLRVLCAMVEFQEDNDGRTNGNGRFDLSDTLPRVIDPAPHNKQYFEHHLTFAQNYFRKASDGKFIVVGDVLDSVYRVPNQMPYYSPPRSSNDNTKLGLFMNDAWRVVDSVTPGIQYGNYDAFIIFHAGAGRDVASDIKELDPSPFDIPSIYLNLPTLQTIFGSTYQGVPVADSSYFIKNTMILPETESRKVSTILGSYLLQLGINGLLVASIGSHLGLPDLFDTKTGRTGIGRFGLMDGQSIFSWFGVFPPEPSAWEKTFLGWANPITVSSGDSLYSLPAVSKSGQEDTIYKVLISAKEYFLLENRNRDADSNGVTITYSLGGNIYSKTWYRDTTNFNAYDIDSLYGTIINVDEFDWSLPGGVNTKTNEWFNGGALIWHIDEHVIEANLQTNSVNANPDHRGVDLEEADGSQDIGQSYEFLEPGAGSEDGTALDFWYSGNTAPVRNRKNFFTPTTFPNSNSYAGANSHVYLKDFSARKPQMTVKIQVGDDVKPLDGFPKYIGGDLKNSSIHAQEIAGGSSIIVLSTDSSIFSWNVSQNTPLFPTGNQTGIIAQSNSNCQQGFFGTGVLKDVGGDGQPEIVQSENACHLSSHGSLVSYWSLKDTNSDGTSDKTKEFVLDYNSTVTSPVASDSFIAFGLSDGLISFNKSDGTHIEVSLTADTSEHIVGMSLFAQPDRFAVTLSNGDIVLVRSNGIFRRKNFSNINKLPVVTGTISTVKGECLVFGSTNGEVYLTDENLNVLPGFPFATNGEIKNVPALADIDKDGQRDIIVFSGNKIWAINAAGAVLDNFPIIVSTDKTILTSPIIADIDGDIDVDIVAVTQEGLVVAYDKNGEIAKGLPLQAGRNGGSTPAVFPTFDGYTGRIGIAVAGVDGYVYTWHLGFLPEFFQPSIRWYNPWSQYMHDAQNTGLVEDASVPNPRSNEFLPTSLAYNWPNPVGAEHNFKTHIRYFLSEDASVEIKILDLAGDLVTTLNAQGTGGLDNEIEWDVSNIESGIYFARIEAKGASQSGMAIIKIAVVK; translated from the coding sequence TTGAATAACCTCAGAAAATTTAATTCTCCTTTCAAAAATTATCGCCTGCTCATTGTGAACCGTCAATATCTTTTCATTGTCACCATGCTTCTGGGAATTTCTCTCATGGGTTATTCACAGCAGAAGCCGCGTGTGGTGTTTGACCATCAACTCAGTAGTTCTTCATTCAGTCCGAACGCGCGACAGCAATTTATAGCAACGCGTACTTTTCCCGAAACACTTCGAGTGTTGTGTGCAATGGTCGAGTTTCAGGAAGATAACGACGGCAGAACGAATGGCAACGGTCGTTTCGATTTGTCCGACACGCTCCCGCGTGTCATTGACCCGGCGCCGCACAACAAACAATATTTCGAACATCATCTCACGTTCGCGCAAAATTATTTCCGCAAAGCATCGGATGGAAAGTTTATCGTTGTCGGAGATGTGTTGGACAGCGTGTACCGCGTTCCGAATCAGATGCCGTACTACAGTCCTCCAAGAAGCAGTAACGATAACACAAAACTCGGATTGTTTATGAACGACGCGTGGAGAGTTGTTGATTCGGTGACTCCGGGAATTCAGTACGGCAACTATGACGCGTTCATCATCTTCCACGCCGGGGCAGGACGCGACGTTGCATCGGACATCAAAGAGTTAGACCCGTCGCCGTTCGATATTCCTTCGATTTATCTCAACCTGCCGACGCTTCAAACAATATTCGGTTCAACGTATCAGGGCGTTCCCGTTGCGGATAGTTCGTACTTCATCAAGAACACGATGATTCTTCCGGAAACGGAAAGCAGAAAAGTTTCCACCATTCTCGGCTCGTATTTACTGCAACTCGGAATCAACGGATTGCTGGTAGCGAGCATTGGCAGTCATCTCGGCTTGCCCGATTTGTTTGATACCAAAACCGGGCGCACGGGCATCGGTCGTTTCGGGTTGATGGACGGACAATCAATTTTCAGTTGGTTCGGAGTGTTTCCTCCCGAACCATCGGCGTGGGAAAAAACATTTCTCGGTTGGGCGAATCCAATCACGGTTTCTTCCGGCGATTCGCTGTACTCGCTTCCCGCCGTCAGCAAGAGCGGACAGGAAGATACAATTTACAAAGTTCTCATCAGCGCTAAAGAATATTTTCTGCTGGAAAATAGAAACCGGGATGCAGACAGCAATGGAGTGACAATTACGTACTCACTCGGCGGCAACATCTATTCAAAAACATGGTACCGCGATACAACAAACTTTAACGCGTATGATATTGATTCGCTCTACGGGACAATTATTAACGTGGACGAATTTGATTGGAGTTTACCCGGCGGAGTCAACACGAAAACGAACGAGTGGTTCAACGGCGGCGCGCTCATCTGGCATATTGATGAACATGTGATTGAAGCAAACCTGCAGACGAATTCAGTGAACGCCAATCCCGACCACCGCGGCGTTGACCTCGAAGAAGCGGACGGCTCTCAGGACATCGGGCAATCGTACGAGTTTCTCGAACCCGGCGCCGGCAGTGAAGACGGCACCGCTCTCGATTTCTGGTATTCAGGAAACACCGCCCCCGTCCGTAACAGAAAAAACTTTTTTACTCCGACGACATTCCCGAACAGCAACAGTTACGCAGGAGCGAACAGCCACGTCTATCTCAAAGACTTCTCCGCTCGCAAACCGCAGATGACGGTGAAGATTCAAGTGGGGGATGATGTGAAACCATTGGATGGTTTTCCTAAGTACATTGGTGGAGATTTGAAAAACAGTTCTATTCATGCTCAGGAGATAGCCGGTGGTAGTTCCATTATTGTTCTTTCAACAGACAGTTCTATTTTTAGTTGGAATGTTTCTCAAAATACACCGCTTTTCCCAACCGGAAATCAAACAGGAATAATAGCACAATCAAATTCAAATTGTCAACAAGGATTTTTTGGAACGGGTGTATTGAAAGATGTCGGCGGTGATGGACAACCTGAAATAGTTCAAAGTGAAAATGCGTGTCATCTTTCATCCCATGGTAGCTTGGTTTCGTATTGGTCGTTGAAGGATACAAACTCCGATGGCACATCTGATAAAACGAAGGAATTTGTACTGGATTATAATTCGACCGTAACTTCTCCTGTTGCATCGGATTCGTTCATTGCGTTCGGATTGTCGGATGGACTTATATCGTTCAACAAATCTGACGGAACACACATCGAAGTATCGCTCACAGCAGACACAAGCGAACATATTGTGGGAATGAGTCTCTTTGCACAACCGGATAGGTTTGCCGTGACGCTATCGAACGGAGATATTGTTCTTGTACGGTCGAATGGAATTTTTCGACGAAAGAATTTTTCAAACATCAACAAACTCCCTGTTGTAACCGGAACAATTTCAACGGTGAAAGGAGAATGTCTCGTCTTCGGTTCGACGAATGGAGAAGTCTATCTTACCGATGAAAACTTGAACGTACTGCCGGGATTTCCTTTTGCAACGAACGGAGAAATTAAAAATGTTCCCGCCCTTGCTGACATTGATAAAGACGGTCAACGCGACATTATTGTCTTCAGCGGAAATAAGATTTGGGCAATCAATGCCGCAGGCGCGGTCTTAGATAATTTCCCGATTATCGTTTCAACCGATAAAACTATTCTCACATCTCCAATCATTGCAGATATAGATGGAGACATAGATGTTGATATTGTTGCAGTAACACAAGAAGGGCTTGTTGTTGCCTATGATAAAAATGGTGAGATAGCAAAAGGACTTCCGCTTCAAGCAGGAAGGAACGGCGGCTCAACACCCGCAGTATTTCCAACATTTGACGGATATACTGGAAGGATTGGAATAGCTGTAGCTGGAGTTGATGGGTATGTTTATACATGGCATTTGGGTTTTTTACCGGAATTTTTTCAACCATCAATTCGATGGTATAATCCATGGTCCCAATACATGCACGACGCGCAAAACACCGGCTTAGTCGAAGATGCAAGCGTTCCTAATCCTCGAAGCAACGAGTTTCTTCCGACATCGCTTGCGTACAATTGGCCCAACCCGGTCGGTGCAGAACATAATTTCAAAACACACATCCGGTATTTCCTCAGCGAAGATGCCTCGGTCGAAATTAAGATTCTTGATTTAGCGGGTGATTTGGTAACGACGCTGAACGCTCAAGGCACAGGCGGACTCGATAACGAAATCGAGTGGGATGTCTCCAACATCGAAAGCGGAATTTATTTTGCACGCATCGAAGCAAAAGGTGCATCGCAGAGTGGTATGGCAATCATCAAAATCGCCGTTGTGAAGTGA